The following proteins are encoded in a genomic region of Jaculus jaculus isolate mJacJac1 chromosome 21, mJacJac1.mat.Y.cur, whole genome shotgun sequence:
- the LOC105945016 gene encoding putative methyl-CpG-binding domain protein 3-like 5: protein MEPSKDSFPSQPILGRLTRSMIPETLRRKRKVQVSKGKHGAGVGPALPVRITSCIFQKPVTPITSNPGSQTRRRQRGEKLERPQQLCAFGRLQGLQIRGREADVGQLDFASALKIIALGMQNKRPAGAGAGRHVPQQLTSGQSSCWRDMIHGGLTASPSLYSQGVTTADIQRQTEKVMEVRKRLAEALEADRLAKRRHVV, encoded by the exons ATGGAGCCTTCAAAAGACTCATTTCCAAGCCAACCTATTTTG ggGAGGCTCACAAGAAGTATGATACCTGAGACtttaaggaggaagagaaaagtcCAGGTCTCCAAGGGGAAGCACGGAGCTGGCGTAGGTCCTGCACTTCCTGTGAGAATCACCAGCTGCATTTTCCAGAAGCCTGTGACTCCAATAACTTCCAACCCTGGCAGTCAGACCAGGCGCAGGCAGAGGGGAGAGAAGCTGGAGAGGCCCCAGCAACTCTGCGCTTTTGGGAGGCTGCAGGGACTCCAGATCCGAGGTCGAGAGGCAGATGTGGGCCAGCTGGATTTTGCCAGTGCCTTAAAGATTATTGCGCTGGGAATGCAGAACAAACGCccggctggagctggagctggtcGGCACGTTCCCCAGCAGCTCACCTCTGGCCAGTCCTCTTGTTGGAGAGACATGATCCACGGAGGTCTGACTGCTTCGCCATCCTTATACAGCCAAGGGGTAACTACCGCAGACatccagagacagacagagaaggtgaTGGAAGTGAGGAAGAGGTTGGCTGAAGCCCTGGAGGCGGACAGGCTTGCTAAGAGAAGGCATGTGGTCTGA